From Pseudomonas sp. LS1212, the proteins below share one genomic window:
- a CDS encoding 5-guanidino-2-oxopentanoate decarboxylase, producing the protein MTSCAQALVRLLEGYGVETVFGIPGVHTVELYRGLHGSSLKHVSPRHEQGAGFMADGYARASGKPGVCFIITGPGMTNILTAMGQAYADSVPMLVISTTNRREHLRLGHGHLHELPDQRALVAGVCAFSHTLQRPDELPELLARAFALFGCTRPRPVHIEIPLDVLDMPADALDLRPRALPAAPAPAAAAVQAAIALLNQARHPLILAGGGARRASESLAMLAERLQAPVALTTNARGLLAPEHPLLLDGVQSSAHGRALFEQADVVLAVGTELGETDYDFFGLGPLAFSAPLIRLDIDPLQVLGAQRADIGLLGDADHGIRALLEGLAQRQADGAWASTRVAQVNAIERSSWTPKQNCLQTVLDTVRDHLAAPLIVGDSTQPVYQGALGYRAPTPNSWFNAGTGYGTLGYALPAAIGAKLAQPLRPVVALVGDGGLQFSSAELIVAREAGLGLILLLWNNQCYAEIRDYMCARQVPPVGVDILTPDFAALAQSCHIPHRLVRNLESLRQLLGELAGSCEPVLVEMDASAFLNETCEHPVTAGATMPESLPGTRCAERAGPSYSSEFQGGLHG; encoded by the coding sequence ATGACCAGTTGTGCCCAGGCGCTCGTCCGGTTGCTTGAAGGTTATGGTGTTGAAACCGTTTTCGGCATACCCGGCGTGCATACCGTCGAACTCTATCGCGGCTTGCATGGCAGCAGTCTGAAGCATGTCAGCCCACGCCATGAGCAGGGCGCCGGTTTCATGGCCGACGGCTATGCCCGCGCCAGTGGCAAGCCGGGAGTCTGCTTCATCATCACCGGCCCGGGCATGACCAACATCCTCACCGCCATGGGCCAAGCCTACGCCGACTCGGTGCCCATGCTGGTCATCTCCACCACCAATCGGCGCGAGCATCTGCGGTTGGGCCACGGCCATCTGCACGAATTGCCCGACCAGCGAGCACTGGTCGCCGGGGTCTGTGCTTTCAGTCACACCTTGCAACGTCCCGATGAACTGCCGGAGCTGCTGGCGCGCGCCTTTGCGCTGTTTGGCTGCACGCGGCCACGACCGGTGCATATCGAGATCCCGCTGGACGTGCTGGACATGCCTGCCGATGCCCTGGACCTTCGCCCGCGTGCCTTGCCGGCAGCGCCCGCACCAGCCGCTGCAGCGGTGCAGGCGGCGATCGCGCTGCTCAACCAGGCAAGACACCCACTGATACTGGCAGGTGGCGGCGCACGTCGGGCGAGCGAATCCCTGGCGATGTTGGCCGAGCGTCTGCAGGCTCCGGTGGCACTGACTACCAATGCCCGTGGCTTGCTGGCGCCAGAGCACCCCTTGCTGCTCGATGGCGTGCAGTCCTCGGCCCACGGCCGGGCGTTGTTCGAGCAAGCCGATGTGGTCCTGGCGGTGGGCACGGAGCTTGGCGAAACCGACTATGACTTCTTTGGCCTGGGCCCGCTGGCGTTCAGCGCTCCCCTGATCCGCCTGGATATTGACCCGTTGCAGGTGCTCGGCGCGCAACGAGCCGATATCGGGCTGCTGGGCGATGCCGATCACGGCATTCGCGCGCTGCTCGAAGGCCTGGCGCAACGGCAAGCCGATGGGGCCTGGGCCAGTACCCGTGTGGCGCAGGTCAATGCCATCGAGCGCAGCAGCTGGACACCCAAACAGAATTGCCTGCAGACGGTGCTCGACACCGTGCGTGACCACCTGGCGGCGCCACTGATCGTCGGTGATTCGACCCAGCCGGTGTACCAGGGAGCCCTGGGCTATCGGGCGCCGACGCCCAACAGTTGGTTCAACGCCGGCACCGGCTACGGAACGCTTGGCTATGCGCTGCCCGCAGCCATCGGCGCCAAGCTGGCCCAGCCCCTGCGGCCGGTCGTGGCGCTGGTGGGCGATGGCGGCCTGCAGTTTTCCAGTGCCGAACTGATCGTCGCCAGGGAGGCTGGCCTGGGCCTCATCCTGCTGCTTTGGAACAACCAGTGCTACGCCGAAATCCGCGATTACATGTGCGCTCGCCAGGTACCGCCAGTGGGCGTGGACATTCTCACTCCGGACTTCGCGGCGCTCGCGCAAAGCTGCCATATCCCGCACCGCCTGGTGCGCAACCTGGAAAGCCTGCGCCAATTGCTTGGCGAGCTGGCCGGCAGTTGCGAACCCGTGCTGGTGGAGATGGACGCCTCGGCTTTCCTGAATGAAACCTGCGAACACCCCGTAACAGCTGGCGCAACGATGCCTGAATCACTGCCCGGTACCCGCTGCGCCGAACGTGCTGGACCTTCCTACAGTTCTGAATTTCAAGGTGGCCTCCATGGCTGA
- a CDS encoding amidohydrolase — protein sequence MAESDNFTSTHAATGQYADLILGNGRIYTQNPAQPWAEAVAIRGGKLIGVGKLAELEPLQGPQTVSHDLEGAFCMPGLHDMHTHPDLALAPRYSDDLDVGIEDPTPGQLREAILAYADAHPGDGWIYGQYWVRYTFREAGLTPGREWLDSIMPDRPVALLDRMWGTMMVNSRALELAGIDRTTSDPRNGYLERDELTGEPTGLMIDGAYAMIHAAMPPTPVSVLRRAYRDGVHFQSSRGVTASKYVHVCEQRLQALKELDDSGELTVRIEAAISWQDDIFPVRRRWELLSGERHYYRSARLNVNAVKFHFDGTVEPRSSYLLTPWPQESSWRGKLNLTPEHITDMVVDMDRQGIRVIAHCTGDGASDVFLDAVAQARLRNGFSGVRHQCAHSTLLHPGNLPRFKALDVIAEFSPAAWYPTPFASGARSGYGQERLKRIYDFKGVLEAGGTAVMGTDWPVASIDPWLALETMVTRQNPWNDDPACFGEPIELEQALSVVTRNGALAMGLENSTGSLEVGKSADLIVIDRDLFAQAPRNYIHRTQVLLTFVEGQLVYDRHATLASSGLNAVWQGEPPVLEGKA from the coding sequence ATGGCTGAGTCTGACAACTTTACCTCCACCCATGCTGCCACCGGGCAGTACGCCGACCTGATCCTCGGCAATGGCCGTATCTACACCCAGAACCCGGCACAGCCCTGGGCCGAAGCCGTGGCGATCCGCGGCGGCAAGCTCATCGGGGTCGGCAAGCTGGCCGAACTTGAGCCACTCCAGGGCCCGCAGACCGTGTCCCATGACCTGGAGGGGGCTTTCTGCATGCCGGGCCTGCATGACATGCACACTCACCCCGACCTGGCCCTGGCGCCGCGCTATAGCGACGACCTGGATGTCGGCATCGAAGACCCGACGCCCGGGCAACTGCGCGAGGCGATCCTTGCCTACGCCGATGCGCACCCCGGCGATGGCTGGATCTACGGGCAATACTGGGTGCGCTACACCTTCCGCGAGGCGGGGCTGACACCCGGTCGGGAATGGCTCGACAGCATCATGCCCGATCGTCCGGTGGCACTGCTCGATCGCATGTGGGGGACCATGATGGTCAACTCCAGAGCGCTGGAGCTGGCCGGGATCGATCGCACTACCAGCGACCCGCGCAACGGCTACCTGGAGCGCGACGAACTCACGGGCGAGCCTACCGGCCTGATGATCGACGGCGCCTATGCGATGATCCACGCCGCCATGCCGCCGACGCCGGTCAGTGTACTGCGCCGCGCCTATCGCGATGGCGTGCATTTCCAGAGTTCGCGCGGGGTGACTGCGAGCAAGTATGTGCATGTCTGCGAACAGCGCCTGCAAGCCTTGAAGGAGCTGGACGACAGCGGCGAACTGACGGTCCGTATCGAAGCGGCGATCAGTTGGCAGGACGACATCTTCCCGGTGCGCCGGCGCTGGGAGCTGCTCAGCGGCGAACGGCACTACTATCGCAGCGCCCGGCTCAACGTCAATGCGGTGAAGTTTCACTTCGACGGCACCGTGGAGCCCCGTTCCTCCTACCTGCTCACGCCGTGGCCACAGGAGTCGAGCTGGCGCGGCAAGCTCAACCTGACCCCCGAACACATCACCGACATGGTGGTGGACATGGACCGCCAGGGAATCCGCGTCATTGCCCACTGCACCGGCGATGGCGCTTCCGATGTGTTCCTCGATGCCGTGGCCCAGGCGCGTCTTCGCAACGGTTTCAGCGGTGTACGCCACCAATGCGCGCACAGTACCTTGCTGCACCCCGGCAACCTGCCACGTTTCAAGGCGCTGGACGTGATTGCCGAGTTTTCGCCGGCAGCCTGGTATCCGACGCCCTTCGCCAGCGGCGCGCGCTCCGGTTATGGCCAGGAACGGCTCAAGCGCATCTACGATTTCAAAGGGGTGCTGGAGGCGGGCGGTACCGCGGTCATGGGCACCGATTGGCCGGTGGCCTCGATCGACCCCTGGCTGGCGCTGGAAACCATGGTGACCCGGCAGAACCCGTGGAACGACGACCCGGCCTGTTTCGGCGAACCGATCGAACTGGAGCAGGCGTTGAGCGTCGTGACCCGCAATGGCGCGCTAGCCATGGGCCTTGAAAACAGCACCGGTAGCCTTGAAGTGGGCAAATCGGCGGATCTGATTGTCATCGACCGCGACCTGTTCGCCCAGGCGCCGCGCAACTATATCCACCGCACGCAGGTGCTGCTGACCTTCGTCGAAGGCCAGCTGGTCTACGATCGCCACGCCACCCTGGCCTCGTCAGGGTTGAACGCCGTATGGCAGGGTGAACCCCCGGTGCTGGAGGGCAAGGCGTGA
- a CDS encoding GTP-binding protein produces MDMQRIAVTVVSGFLGAGKTTLLNRMVRRAEGRRMAVIVNDFGELNIDAAIVSEVTDAVYSLQNGCICCTVQEDLLAQLASLAQMQPRLERIVIECSGVSDPQRIVQTLAYPQLRSQLQLDMVITVVDATGHLHLDGEYARLARAQVAAADLLLLNKTDLVGVDELQTLRNALGSNARVHASVQAELPDALWLDPGWNPEPKPANRLTPVAAQDHGEMFSSWLWQSTGSLEVERLRAWLRALPSDVFRVKGLVVVGESAHWLQHVGSRSQFSPAAAGALADGMRLVFIARRGFCEWEALGQGLSECCVRV; encoded by the coding sequence ATGGATATGCAGCGGATCGCGGTAACGGTGGTTTCGGGCTTTCTCGGTGCCGGCAAGACCACCTTGCTCAATCGCATGGTGCGCCGTGCAGAGGGGCGGCGAATGGCGGTCATCGTCAATGACTTCGGTGAGTTGAACATCGACGCAGCCATCGTCTCTGAAGTTACCGATGCCGTGTACAGCCTGCAAAATGGCTGCATTTGCTGCACGGTACAGGAAGACCTGCTGGCGCAACTGGCGAGCCTTGCACAAATGCAACCGCGCCTGGAGCGCATCGTGATCGAATGCAGCGGTGTGTCCGATCCCCAGCGCATCGTGCAAACCCTGGCCTATCCGCAATTGCGCAGCCAGTTGCAACTGGACATGGTTATCACGGTGGTCGATGCCACTGGCCATCTGCACCTTGACGGCGAGTACGCGCGGTTGGCCAGGGCCCAGGTGGCGGCGGCAGACTTGTTGCTGCTGAACAAGACCGACCTGGTCGGCGTGGACGAGTTGCAGACGCTGCGCAACGCCCTGGGGTCCAACGCCCGGGTACATGCCAGCGTACAGGCCGAACTGCCCGATGCCTTGTGGCTGGACCCGGGGTGGAACCCTGAACCGAAACCGGCAAATCGGCTCACCCCGGTTGCGGCGCAGGATCACGGCGAGATGTTCAGCAGTTGGCTCTGGCAGAGCACCGGCAGCCTGGAGGTCGAGCGCCTGCGCGCCTGGTTGCGGGCACTGCCCAGCGATGTGTTCAGGGTAAAGGGGCTGGTCGTGGTGGGCGAAAGTGCCCATTGGTTGCAGCATGTGGGCAGTCGTAGCCAGTTCTCTCCGGCCGCGGCCGGCGCCTTGGCAGACGGCATGCGCCTGGTGTTCATCGCCCGCCGTGGCTTTTGCGAATGGGAAGCGCTTGGGCAAGGTTTGTCCGAGTGTTGTGTCAGGGTCTGA